A single window of Papio anubis isolate 15944 chromosome 8, Panubis1.0, whole genome shotgun sequence DNA harbors:
- the MBOAT4 gene encoding ghrelin O-acyltransferase, with translation MEWLRLFFLHPVSFYQGAAFPFAFLFNYLCIMDSFSTRARYLFLLAGGGALAVAAMGPYAVLVFTPAVCTVALLCSLDPQQVHRWTFCFQMSWQTLCHLGLHYTEYYLHEPPSVRFCITLSSLMLLTQRVTSLSLDICEGKVEAASGGIRSRSSLSGHVCKALPYFSYLLFFPALLGGSLCSFQRFQACVQGSSALYPRYSFWALSWRGLQILGLECINVAVSRMVDAGAGLTDCQQFECIYVVWTTAGLFKLTYYSHWILDDSLLHAAGFGSELGQSPGEEGYVPDADIWTLERTHRISVFARKWNQSTARWLRRLVFQHSRAWPLLQTFAFSAWWHGLHPGQVFGFLCWAVMVEADYVIHSFANEFIRSWPMRLFYRTLTWAHTQLIIAYIMLAVEVRSFSSLWLLCNSYNSVFPVVYCILLLLLVKRKHKCK, from the exons ATGGAGTGGCTTCGGCTGTTCTTTCTCCATCCTGTATCATTTTACCAGGGGGCTGCATTTCCCTTTGCATTTCTGTTCAATTATCTCTGCATCATGGATTCATTCTCCACTCGTGCCAG GTACCTCTTTCTCCTGGCTGGAGGAGGTGCCCTGGCCGTGGCTGCCATGGGTCCCTATGCCGTGCTCGTCTTCACCCCTGCTGTCTGCACTGTGGCTCTCCTCTGTTCCCTGGACCCGCAGCAAGTCCACAGGTGGACCTTCTGCTTTCAGATGAGCTGGCAGACCTTGTGCCACCTGGGTCTGCACTACACCGAGTATTATCTGCATGAGCCTCCTTCCGTGAG GTTCTGCATCACTCTTTCTTCTCTCATGCTCTTGACCCAGAGGGTCACATCCCTCTCTCTGGACATTTGTGAGGGGAAAGTGGAGGCAGCATCCGGAGGCATCAGGAGCAGGAGCTCTTTGTCTGGGCATGTGTGTAAGGCACTGCCCTATTTCAGCTACTTGCTCTTTTTCCCTGCTCTCCTGGGAGGCTCTCTGTGCTCCTTCCAGCGATTTCAGGCTTGTGTTCAAGGGTCCAGTGCTTTGTATCCCAGGTACTCTTTCTGGGCTCTGAGCTGGAGGGGTCTGCAGATTCTTGGACTAGAATGCATCAACGTGGCAGTGAGCAGGATGGTGGATGCAGGAGCAGGACTGACCGATTGCCAGCAATTTGAGTGCATCTATGTTGTGTGGACCACAGCTGGGCTTTTCAAGCTCACCTACTACTCCCACTGGATCCTGGATGACTCCCTCCTCCACGCAGCGGGCTTTGGGTCTGAGCTTGGTCAGAGCCCCGGAGAGGAGGGATATGTCCCTGATGCGGACATCTGGACCCTGGAAAGAACCCACAGGATATCTGTGTTTGCAAGAAAGTGGAACCAAAGCACAGCCCGATGGCTCCGACGGCTTGTATTCCAGCACAGCAGGGCTTGGCCGTTGTTGCAGACATTTGCCTTCTCTGCCTGGTGGCACGGACTCCATCCAGGACAGGTGTTTGGTTTCCTTTGCTGGGCCGTGATGGTGGAAGCTGACTACGTGATTCACTCCTTTGCCAATGAGTTTATCAGATCCTGGCCCATGAGGCTGTTCTACAGAACCCTCACCTGGGCCCACACCCAGTTGATCATTGCCTATATCATGCTGGCTGTGGAGGTCAGGAGCTTCTCCTCTCTCTGGTTGCTCTGTAATTCGTACAACAGTGTCTTTCCCGTGGTGTACTGTATTCTGCTTTTGCTATTGGTGAAGAGAAAGCACAAATGTAAGTGA